The following are encoded together in the Diachasmimorpha longicaudata isolate KC_UGA_2023 chromosome 3, iyDiaLong2, whole genome shotgun sequence genome:
- the LOC135160801 gene encoding uncharacterized protein LOC135160801 → MSRNLNISFSINLKNKHLNTDEGVAYHSTCTIAKSFMMGWGGGWTKGEGVGGGEEVMKRVQLYRRCIDPVFCILFKHSGGCTCYQCEWRVKARFLESPLRITNLIIESRV, encoded by the exons ATGTCTCGAAAcctaaatatttcattctctataaatttgaaaaacaaacaCTTAAATACTGATGAAGGGGTAGCATATCACTCCACGTGTACAATCGCGAAAAGCTTCATGATGGGGTGGGGTGGTGGGTGGACTAAGGGTGAAGGGGTGGGAGGTGGTGAGGAGGTAATGAAACGCGTGCAGTTGTACAGAAGGTGTATAGACCCAGTGTTTTGTATCCTCTTTAAACATTCAGGAGGGTGTACGTGTTACCAATGTGAGTGGAGGGTAAAGGCACGTTTTCTAGAGTCGCCAC TTCGAATAACGAATTTGATCATCGAGAGTAGAGTTTAA